A genome region from Pseudanabaena sp. Chao 1811 includes the following:
- the psaK gene encoding photosystem I reaction center subunit PsaK, translated as MTHLTLNLLAAVPATPTWSAGVGLIMVTANLFALVVARYGIKVKGVGPNLPIELPGLFEGFGVPELLGVTCLGHILGAGWILGLSQAGLL; from the coding sequence ATGACACATCTAACTCTTAACTTACTTGCCGCAGTTCCCGCTACTCCAACATGGTCTGCTGGTGTTGGTTTGATCATGGTAACCGCTAACTTGTTTGCATTAGTTGTTGCTCGCTACGGCATTAAAGTCAAAGGTGTTGGTCCCAACTTGCCTATAGAACTACCTGGCTTGTTTGAAGGCTTTGGTGTTCCTGAATTGCTTGGTGTAACTTGCCTAGGACACATCCTTGGTGCAGGTTGGATTTTGGGCTTGTCTCAAGCAGGTTTGCTATAA
- a CDS encoding mercuric reductase, whose protein sequence is MTQSSEYSSDRYAEFIQPVDEYNRDLIANVHPLDWVNPQPAALYDLVVIGAGTAGLVVAAGAAGLGLGLKVALIEKNLMGGDCLNVGCVPSKCVIRSSRVVADILDAARFGINSPQNIDIDFAAVMERMRKIRAGISHHDSAERFRNLGVDVFLGSASFIDHKAIAVNNTKSNIKSTIKLHFKKAVIATGARASDPQIAGLAEAGYLTNENVFSLTERPKRLAVIGGGAIGCELAQAFQRLGCEVTLLHKNSHLLDREDADAAEIVQQVFLREGVHLLLDCAIAQVTKTSNGKIIHYQQNGVNHQIEVDEILVGAGRSPNVEGLNLETAGVEYSKQLGVVVNDYLQTTNPRIFAAGDICMNWKFTHAADAAARIVIKNTLFSPFGLGKSKLSDLVMPWVTYTDPEIAHVGLYAKEAKAQGLETDEIKIPFSSVDRAIYDGETEGFVKILHQRGSDRILGATIVARHAGEMISEITLAIASKQGLNTLSGVIHSYPTQADAIKKAADAYRKTLLTPRTQTLLKVLSKFS, encoded by the coding sequence ATGACTCAATCCTCAGAATATTCCAGCGATCGCTATGCAGAATTCATTCAGCCAGTGGATGAATATAATCGTGATTTGATCGCGAATGTGCATCCTCTCGATTGGGTCAATCCTCAACCTGCGGCGCTTTATGATTTGGTCGTGATTGGTGCAGGAACGGCGGGATTGGTTGTCGCGGCTGGGGCGGCAGGATTAGGTTTAGGTTTGAAAGTGGCGCTAATTGAGAAGAATCTTATGGGCGGTGATTGTCTCAATGTTGGTTGTGTTCCTTCTAAATGCGTGATTCGTTCATCGCGAGTAGTCGCGGATATCCTCGATGCTGCGAGGTTTGGCATTAATTCACCTCAGAATATTGATATCGATTTTGCTGCCGTAATGGAAAGGATGCGAAAAATCCGTGCTGGCATTAGCCACCATGATTCGGCGGAGAGATTTCGGAATCTCGGTGTAGATGTGTTTCTTGGCTCGGCAAGTTTTATTGATCACAAGGCGATCGCTGTTAATAACACCAAATCAAACATCAAATCAACCATCAAATTGCACTTTAAAAAAGCGGTAATTGCCACAGGTGCAAGAGCATCTGATCCACAAATAGCAGGACTTGCCGAAGCAGGATATTTAACCAATGAAAATGTATTTTCCCTCACTGAGCGACCCAAAAGATTAGCCGTCATTGGTGGCGGTGCAATTGGTTGTGAATTAGCACAGGCTTTTCAGCGCTTAGGTTGCGAAGTGACGTTACTGCACAAAAATTCGCACTTACTCGATCGCGAAGATGCTGATGCTGCCGAAATTGTGCAACAGGTATTTCTCCGTGAAGGTGTGCATTTGCTTTTGGATTGTGCGATCGCTCAAGTCACCAAAACTAGCAATGGCAAAATCATCCATTATCAACAAAATGGAGTTAACCATCAAATAGAAGTCGATGAAATTCTCGTCGGTGCAGGGCGATCGCCAAATGTGGAAGGACTAAATCTAGAAACTGCGGGTGTGGAATACAGCAAACAGCTTGGTGTGGTCGTCAATGACTATCTGCAAACAACCAATCCCCGAATTTTCGCCGCAGGGGACATTTGTATGAACTGGAAGTTTACCCATGCTGCTGATGCGGCGGCGCGGATTGTGATTAAAAATACGCTCTTTTCTCCCTTTGGTTTGGGCAAAAGTAAGCTCAGTGATTTAGTCATGCCTTGGGTGACCTATACCGATCCTGAAATTGCCCATGTGGGTCTATATGCTAAGGAAGCTAAGGCGCAAGGCTTAGAAACCGATGAAATTAAGATTCCTTTTAGTTCCGTCGATCGCGCAATTTATGATGGCGAGACTGAAGGCTTTGTCAAAATCTTGCATCAACGCGGCAGCGATCGCATTCTTGGGGCAACCATTGTGGCGCGTCATGCAGGGGAAATGATTAGCGAAATCACTTTAGCGATCGCCTCTAAACAGGGATTAAATACTCTCTCTGGTGTGATCCATTCCTACCCCACCCAAGCTGATGCGATCAAAAAAGCTGCCGATGCCTATCGAAAAACTTTGCTTACGCCACGTACTCAAACTCTTTTAAAAGTTCTTAGTAAATTTAGCTAG
- a CDS encoding ABC transporter ATP-binding protein, with amino-acid sequence MAAVTVEGLSKIYNIAVKDTGLVGTLKHFWHRQYRQIAAVKDISFAIASGEMVGFLGPNGAGKTTTLKMLTGLIHPSSGNVQVAGHIPFRRDAGFLQKITLVMGQKQQLIWDLPALDSLRMNAAVYDIPDKVFKHRVGELTEMLSLEGKLSQPMRKLSLGERMKAELLAALLHQPQVLFLDEPTLGLDVNAQASVREFLREYNQRYQATILLTSHYMADITALCKRVLLIHQGGLIYDGSLDGLHDNFAPYREVRVELAQPIGDRNDLQKYGQILNIDGQAVCFLVPRENLTKAVSQILAELEILDLSVNEPAIEEVIGSVFRAGTVN; translated from the coding sequence ATGGCGGCGGTTACAGTTGAAGGTTTGAGCAAAATTTACAATATTGCAGTCAAAGATACGGGACTAGTTGGCACACTCAAGCATTTTTGGCATCGTCAATATCGGCAAATTGCGGCCGTTAAAGATATTTCCTTTGCGATCGCCTCTGGTGAAATGGTGGGATTTTTAGGGCCAAATGGCGCAGGTAAAACTACAACTCTAAAAATGCTAACGGGTTTAATTCATCCATCATCGGGCAATGTCCAAGTCGCAGGGCATATCCCCTTTCGGCGTGATGCAGGCTTTCTCCAAAAAATTACCTTGGTGATGGGTCAAAAACAACAACTAATTTGGGACTTGCCAGCCCTAGACTCATTACGCATGAATGCGGCGGTATATGACATCCCTGACAAAGTATTTAAGCATCGTGTTGGCGAATTGACCGAGATGCTATCGCTTGAAGGGAAACTATCGCAACCAATGCGGAAACTCTCCCTCGGTGAGCGCATGAAGGCAGAGTTGCTAGCGGCGCTATTGCATCAACCGCAGGTTTTATTTTTAGATGAGCCGACCTTGGGGCTAGATGTCAATGCTCAGGCAAGTGTACGTGAATTTTTGCGGGAATATAATCAACGCTATCAGGCCACGATTTTGTTAACTAGTCACTATATGGCAGACATTACCGCTTTGTGTAAGCGCGTATTGCTGATCCATCAAGGGGGACTGATCTATGATGGCAGTCTGGATGGCTTGCATGATAACTTTGCACCCTACCGAGAAGTGCGGGTGGAGTTAGCTCAACCGATAGGCGATCGCAATGATTTACAGAAATATGGTCAGATCCTGAATATTGATGGTCAAGCGGTTTGCTTTTTAGTGCCACGCGAAAATTTGACAAAGGCGGTTTCTCAGATTCTTGCCGAGTTAGAAATCTTGGATTTATCGGTAAATGAACCTGCGATCGAGGAAGTCATTGGCAGCGTTTTTCGAGCTGGTACTGTCAATTAA
- a CDS encoding response regulator — translation MVKVLVVDDSPMVLEMVSAHLKQHGMEVTEANNGAEAVEKLKAFTPDLVVTDVVMPQMNGYELCRWIKNNASTKDVPVIMCTTKSEEFDKYWGMKQGADAYLTKPYHPPELIKTIKQLLSQVK, via the coding sequence ATGGTAAAAGTCCTCGTAGTGGACGACAGTCCGATGGTGTTGGAGATGGTCTCGGCACATTTAAAACAACATGGTATGGAAGTTACGGAAGCTAATAACGGTGCTGAGGCAGTAGAAAAGCTTAAGGCTTTTACTCCCGATCTCGTTGTTACCGATGTGGTCATGCCTCAAATGAATGGTTATGAGTTATGCCGTTGGATCAAAAATAATGCCTCTACGAAGGATGTACCCGTAATTATGTGTACAACCAAAAGTGAGGAATTTGATAAGTACTGGGGTATGAAGCAGGGGGCAGATGCTTACTTAACTAAGCCTTATCACCCACCTGAATTAATCAAAACCATTAAGCAGTTACTTAGTCAGGTCAAATAG
- a CDS encoding DoxX family protein: MLTIKSVLRVLLAIFMITAGTLHWVTPDPFVKIVPSFLPAPLVLVYISGIFEILGGVGLLVPMVSQAAAWGLIALFIAVFPANINMAVNRIQMDGIPDSDLLRWGRLPLQVVLIAWAWWYTKKS, from the coding sequence ATGCTCACAATTAAATCAGTCTTGCGGGTATTGCTTGCGATATTTATGATCACCGCAGGGACACTCCACTGGGTAACACCCGATCCCTTTGTCAAGATCGTTCCTTCTTTTTTACCTGCTCCTTTAGTGTTGGTCTATATCAGTGGCATATTTGAGATTTTAGGAGGAGTTGGTTTACTCGTTCCTATGGTTAGTCAAGCCGCCGCATGGGGATTGATTGCGCTATTTATTGCCGTATTTCCTGCCAATATCAATATGGCAGTTAATCGCATTCAAATGGATGGAATCCCTGACTCAGACCTATTGCGATGGGGACGGTTGCCACTGCAAGTAGTCCTAATTGCTTGGGCATGGTGGTATACCAAAAAGAGTTAA
- a CDS encoding transglutaminase-like domain-containing protein, with product MPSLPSTIYPIGAYNLHGLVWQTDANNDAPQGKPYALCVDAYQGHLLKIDPFSEGATVLNNYTAAQFRDATGLAIAGETLWITKDNGIYYCNMVDFDLQPFMELPNRVDGIAVSEGGVYVSSREVGKIFVFGRATRTLLRIMDAPGAGFEALTLVGEELWVSDRTEETVYRLKAKSGEILQRGLTPFPNPMGLGFLGDDLYVVYSGDENYIRESPNDLDEPFSVAAREKTFIHRLRFDQYQDGKLNYTLTSGYKVEMIYLEELSSEEPTSVYNLTWRVAYPTDTYRQKLLAIEPIGIPFEEEIVDGQKVAAFKLGNLKPEEARMFGWKATLELHGIKYELKDSEVEFVPDLSPEMQKLYLIDDDGLSMDNPIIQAAAKEAVGDETNILRKMLLIRDYVYDKLSYRVTPYIAAPEEVLLRGTGSCGEYVGLLLALARLNGIACRTVGRYKCPHDGDLMLNVPLHQYYNHVWIEFYIPSIGWLPMESNPDDTGDRPYPTRWFMGLPWYHVEIGKGIFFETIQPQPYSIGELALNHVRFKVLEEI from the coding sequence ATGCCTAGCTTACCAAGCACGATTTATCCCATTGGCGCTTATAACCTTCACGGTTTAGTGTGGCAAACCGACGCAAATAATGATGCGCCTCAGGGCAAACCCTATGCGCTTTGTGTTGATGCCTATCAAGGGCATCTCCTCAAAATCGATCCATTTTCCGAAGGCGCAACGGTACTGAATAATTACACAGCAGCGCAGTTTCGAGACGCAACAGGTTTAGCGATCGCAGGAGAGACACTTTGGATTACTAAGGACAATGGGATTTATTACTGCAATATGGTTGACTTTGATTTGCAGCCATTTATGGAACTGCCTAACAGGGTTGATGGCATTGCCGTATCCGAAGGTGGCGTGTATGTAAGTTCTAGGGAGGTTGGTAAGATCTTTGTATTTGGACGTGCTACCCGCACCTTACTGCGAATTATGGATGCCCCCGGAGCAGGTTTTGAAGCATTAACTTTAGTGGGTGAAGAACTGTGGGTAAGCGATCGCACCGAAGAAACTGTTTATCGTCTCAAGGCAAAGTCTGGCGAAATTTTGCAACGTGGCTTGACACCTTTCCCCAATCCGATGGGATTAGGATTTCTAGGAGATGATTTATATGTAGTTTACTCAGGCGATGAGAATTACATTCGCGAAAGTCCTAACGATTTAGATGAGCCATTTTCCGTGGCAGCCCGTGAAAAAACCTTTATTCATCGATTGAGGTTTGATCAATACCAAGATGGGAAGTTAAATTACACGCTCACCTCTGGTTACAAAGTGGAAATGATCTATCTTGAAGAACTCTCTTCTGAGGAACCAACTTCTGTCTATAACCTCACATGGCGAGTTGCCTATCCCACCGATACCTATCGTCAAAAACTATTAGCGATCGAGCCAATCGGCATTCCCTTTGAGGAGGAAATTGTCGATGGACAGAAAGTTGCTGCCTTTAAGCTTGGCAATCTCAAACCCGAAGAAGCACGTATGTTTGGGTGGAAAGCAACTTTGGAATTGCATGGCATCAAATACGAACTCAAGGATAGTGAAGTGGAATTTGTACCAGATCTATCTCCTGAAATGCAGAAGCTCTATCTCATTGATGATGATGGCTTGAGCATGGACAATCCGATCATTCAAGCCGCCGCCAAAGAAGCCGTCGGTGATGAGACTAATATTTTGCGAAAAATGCTCCTAATTCGCGATTATGTGTATGATAAACTGTCTTATCGCGTTACACCATATATTGCGGCTCCAGAAGAAGTTTTGCTTAGAGGTACAGGTTCCTGCGGGGAATATGTCGGTTTATTACTCGCTCTTGCAAGATTGAATGGAATTGCCTGCCGTACAGTCGGACGCTATAAATGTCCCCATGATGGCGACTTAATGTTGAACGTTCCCTTACACCAATACTATAACCACGTTTGGATTGAATTCTATATTCCTAGTATCGGTTGGTTGCCAATGGAATCGAATCCTGATGATACAGGCGATCGCCCCTATCCTACACGCTGGTTTATGGGACTTCCTTGGTATCATGTGGAAATTGGTAAAGGTATCTTTTTTGAAACAATTCAACCTCAGCCCTATTCCATTGGTGAATTAGCTCTCAATCATGTTCGCTTTAAAGTATTAGAAGAAATCTAA
- a CDS encoding DUF7219 family protein — MLNAPQIFPRSRTYGESQTENLMFHEMLKEFSLRVSIIYNLQTSGDISQSEAFLQLAELWQQLEKSANSSIPKLHN, encoded by the coding sequence ATGTTAAATGCTCCTCAAATATTTCCACGATCTCGCACCTATGGGGAATCTCAGACTGAAAACTTGATGTTTCATGAAATGTTGAAAGAGTTTTCTTTGCGGGTTAGCATTATCTATAATCTGCAAACTAGCGGTGACATCTCACAAAGTGAAGCTTTCTTGCAACTTGCAGAGCTATGGCAACAGCTAGAAAAATCTGCAAACTCCTCAATACCTAAACTCCACAACTAA
- a CDS encoding DUF72 domain-containing protein, with protein sequence MSNIFYLGCAVWAFKGWVGDFYPKGSRSTEFLPLYSDRLMTVEVNSTFYVIPDRQTIERWAKDTPTEFRFCSKFPKHFTHNGLLMPFIEQAFQFLDLISGFGDRLGVSFIQLPPSYSPANFTDLENFLKALPTQDYQIALEVRHADWFKPNHSDRLNQLLQSLGIGRVLLDSRPIYDLPFGDDIDPALSIPVQQERRKPNLPLQPVVTAPFSIVRFISHPDRNLNIRFWQEWETYLRAWLTQGKQIYFFMHCPIEERSPDNARYFQEMLEKANVPVPALPWDALTPPPQQLTLF encoded by the coding sequence ATGTCTAACATATTTTATTTAGGTTGTGCGGTTTGGGCTTTTAAGGGTTGGGTTGGTGATTTTTATCCGAAGGGAAGTCGTTCAACGGAATTTTTGCCACTTTATAGCGATCGCCTGATGACGGTGGAGGTAAATTCCACTTTTTATGTGATCCCCGATCGCCAAACCATCGAGCGTTGGGCAAAGGATACACCCACAGAATTTCGCTTTTGTTCAAAATTCCCGAAACATTTCACCCATAATGGTTTGCTGATGCCATTTATCGAGCAGGCTTTCCAGTTTTTAGATTTGATATCGGGTTTTGGCGATCGCTTGGGTGTGTCCTTTATCCAGTTACCGCCTAGCTATAGCCCTGCGAATTTTACTGATCTCGAAAATTTCCTCAAAGCATTACCAACACAGGATTATCAAATCGCTCTAGAAGTGCGTCATGCCGATTGGTTTAAGCCGAATCATAGCGATCGCCTCAATCAGTTATTACAGAGTTTAGGAATCGGTCGGGTATTGCTAGATTCGCGCCCCATATATGATTTGCCCTTTGGTGATGACATTGATCCAGCTTTATCGATCCCAGTTCAACAGGAACGCCGCAAACCCAATTTGCCTTTGCAACCTGTAGTGACAGCCCCTTTTAGTATTGTGCGGTTTATTAGCCACCCTGATCGCAATCTGAATATTCGCTTTTGGCAAGAATGGGAAACTTATTTACGAGCATGGCTCACACAGGGAAAGCAAATATACTTCTTTATGCACTGCCCGATCGAAGAGCGATCGCCCGATAATGCAAGGTACTTTCAGGAAATGTTAGAAAAAGCGAATGTTCCAGTGCCAGCATTGCCTTGGGACGCTCTCACTCCGCCACCACAACAATTAACCCTCTTTTAA
- a CDS encoding tetratricopeptide repeat protein, which yields MSDPVSKPLTTYERYLIFVERIILNINNGKLLSKEHVYRILSESLESGTGEIFERSLAEHSNLLQANFDAQTDTVKQAKATQSLRAMKILKDAWEQWQTNYQVQDTCARGLQRILDAEAQDRLLTLIQVLDPNHTPVFERQHLQILTELLQKTAETLVDDSEAFQLRQFAIGLTRGLASFDLLEGFLVSWLYASQRQVGFERTKVAGPWQIWAQQIASPLPKELFAGQSLNQSAAAIAQSQRSIDISAWVELSILLRYLQNGLVRWFDQQPYDAKAGLHVTGITFVVFAMIWGELSSGFQNAQNLSERDRQYFAKICFRLSLQTLRTFAQRENFPLYGGVFASFSGESFRETINYLDQPLKEAENTQEKARILTVLGYSQAWMGQHNQAITLHQEALTLAREVGDQRCEIANLNHLSRIRLIQKDFSNSESQAQRAVILARQNGDRQGEANALANLGYSEVMLARQQEYVTPEEMETPINHLERGQKLSEKLNDLQNQALCWVGLGTAYVAIEQPQQAQIHLEQGLAITQQIGDRDLQALSHAYLGEAFYQLNQLESATYHACLGMYLLEQRHSKAWQQSAALVVILQGKLGSEAFSNILQQMRSQFIALIGIDGFDHLPNLIERYRQGDIKPS from the coding sequence ATGTCAGATCCCGTAAGCAAACCTCTCACCACCTACGAGCGCTACCTTATTTTCGTTGAGCGGATAATTCTCAACATAAATAATGGCAAATTGCTATCTAAAGAACATGTCTATCGCATTCTCAGTGAAAGCTTAGAATCTGGCACAGGGGAAATTTTTGAGCGATCGCTTGCCGAACATAGCAATCTGTTGCAAGCAAATTTTGATGCTCAGACCGATACAGTCAAACAAGCTAAGGCAACCCAAAGCCTGCGTGCTATGAAAATCCTCAAAGATGCGTGGGAGCAGTGGCAAACCAACTATCAAGTTCAGGATACCTGTGCTAGAGGTTTACAGAGGATATTGGACGCTGAGGCGCAAGATCGCTTATTGACTTTAATCCAAGTTCTTGACCCCAATCACACACCTGTTTTTGAACGTCAGCATCTTCAAATCCTTACGGAATTGTTGCAAAAAACTGCGGAGACATTGGTTGATGATTCGGAAGCTTTTCAATTGCGTCAATTTGCGATCGGGCTAACTCGTGGCTTAGCATCCTTTGACCTATTGGAAGGATTTCTCGTCAGTTGGCTCTATGCGTCACAGCGACAGGTGGGCTTTGAACGAACAAAGGTAGCTGGTCCTTGGCAGATCTGGGCGCAGCAGATTGCGAGTCCTTTACCCAAGGAGCTATTTGCTGGACAGTCTCTCAATCAATCGGCAGCAGCGATCGCCCAATCGCAACGGAGCATCGATATTAGTGCTTGGGTAGAGTTATCAATTCTCTTGCGATATTTACAGAATGGGCTAGTGCGCTGGTTTGACCAGCAACCCTATGATGCGAAAGCAGGATTGCATGTGACGGGTATTACCTTTGTTGTCTTTGCGATGATTTGGGGGGAACTCAGCAGTGGCTTCCAAAATGCTCAGAATTTATCAGAACGCGATCGCCAATATTTTGCCAAAATTTGTTTCCGTCTGAGTCTCCAAACTTTGCGAACCTTTGCCCAACGCGAAAACTTTCCCCTCTATGGTGGTGTATTTGCCTCATTCTCAGGGGAAAGCTTCCGCGAAACGATTAACTATCTCGATCAACCTCTTAAGGAAGCAGAAAATACTCAAGAGAAAGCCCGTATCCTCACAGTATTAGGCTATTCCCAAGCTTGGATGGGGCAACATAATCAGGCGATCACACTGCATCAAGAGGCGTTAACCCTTGCCCGTGAAGTCGGTGATCAACGTTGCGAAATTGCTAATCTCAATCATCTGAGTCGGATTAGACTCATACAAAAGGATTTCAGCAATAGTGAATCTCAAGCTCAGAGAGCGGTGATTTTAGCGCGGCAAAATGGCGATCGCCAAGGAGAGGCTAATGCTCTGGCAAATTTAGGTTATAGCGAGGTGATGCTGGCGCGACAACAGGAATATGTGACTCCCGAAGAGATGGAAACGCCGATCAATCATTTAGAACGCGGACAAAAGCTATCTGAGAAATTGAATGATTTGCAAAATCAAGCTCTTTGTTGGGTAGGTTTGGGAACTGCCTATGTGGCGATCGAGCAACCCCAGCAAGCACAAATCCATTTAGAGCAAGGCTTAGCTATCACTCAACAAATTGGCGATCGCGATTTACAAGCTCTCAGTCATGCCTATCTCGGTGAGGCTTTCTATCAACTTAATCAACTAGAATCTGCGACTTATCATGCTTGTTTAGGAATGTATTTGCTAGAACAACGGCATAGCAAAGCATGGCAACAGTCCGCAGCTTTGGTCGTGATTTTGCAAGGGAAATTAGGCTCTGAGGCTTTCTCTAATATTCTGCAACAAATGCGATCGCAGTTTATTGCTCTCATTGGTATCGATGGATTTGATCATTTACCAAATTTAATTGAACGTTATCGCCAAGGAGATATAAAACCATCTTAA
- a CDS encoding fatty acid desaturase family protein: MNNNLVDQPVLITQADYAKKLRPFLPAEAFLPDSNKVWILLINLMLLIVGWAIASYLDRWAWQYLWLYLPIAIVMANSIIVLLFSTHDLLHSSAISNPRLRQLVSLLGLTMLWMPPTLWKAVHNREHHSKTNSEQDPDRNYLSSQPNNWGKWIQNAFVPSSEVNPFLLTIGMGHAWGVHTFRNLTSVLFFNKQNAQYPVFAFSISEKERLAIVGELMTIISLHLAILGSLQFSPIKLLLSYFLPIWIGHAGLMFYIYTNHMLCRMTTVNDALINSLSIRVPKIFDLLHINFSYHTEHHIFPGMNPSYYPMVQELLLTHYPDRFNLVDADKAWKLMLQTPRHYLDETTFTNWSGKKMVPCPELGITTTNP, translated from the coding sequence ATGAATAATAATCTTGTCGATCAACCAGTCTTGATCACACAGGCTGACTATGCCAAAAAATTGCGTCCATTTCTTCCCGCAGAGGCTTTTCTCCCAGATTCCAACAAAGTTTGGATTTTATTAATTAATTTGATGCTCTTGATCGTGGGGTGGGCGATCGCATCTTATCTAGATCGGTGGGCTTGGCAATATCTCTGGCTATATTTACCAATTGCGATCGTTATGGCAAACAGCATCATTGTGTTGCTATTTAGCACCCATGATCTATTACATAGCTCTGCGATTAGTAACCCTCGGTTGCGTCAGTTAGTTAGTCTATTAGGATTGACAATGCTCTGGATGCCACCAACTTTGTGGAAGGCTGTTCATAATCGTGAACATCACAGTAAAACTAATTCTGAGCAAGATCCCGATCGCAACTATTTATCTTCACAACCAAATAACTGGGGGAAATGGATTCAAAATGCTTTTGTACCATCATCAGAAGTGAATCCATTTTTGTTAACCATTGGGATGGGTCATGCTTGGGGGGTACATACCTTTCGTAACCTTACATCCGTTCTTTTCTTTAATAAACAAAATGCACAATATCCAGTATTTGCATTCAGCATTAGTGAAAAAGAAAGATTGGCAATCGTAGGTGAACTAATGACAATCATTAGCCTACATCTAGCTATTTTAGGGAGCTTGCAGTTTTCTCCTATTAAGCTCTTACTTAGTTATTTTCTTCCAATTTGGATTGGACATGCGGGTTTAATGTTTTACATTTACACAAACCACATGCTATGTCGGATGACAACAGTAAATGATGCTTTAATTAATAGCCTTTCGATTCGTGTACCGAAAATATTTGATCTACTCCATATCAACTTTTCTTATCACACAGAGCATCATATTTTCCCAGGGATGAATCCAAGTTACTATCCGATGGTGCAAGAATTATTATTAACTCACTATCCAGATCGCTTTAACTTGGTCGATGCCGATAAAGCATGGAAATTAATGCTACAAACCCCACGTCATTACCTTGATGAAACTACATTTACAAATTGGTCAGGCAAAAAAATGGTTCCCTGTCCTGAATTAGGCATCACCACCACTAATCCATAA
- a CDS encoding phosphate-starvation-inducible PsiE family protein: MQQLNKLIDAPVDEQINPNQDKNTLRYRIVHTLELVQDAIAISLCIGLFCVMVLQLKEIFLSLITTLRFHEITADILFILILVELFRLLIIYLQEQRVSIGVSVEVTIVSVLREVIVKGLLEVEWKQVLATCAFLVALALLLIVRVWLPPTFEGIDPEQKASLRFKGRK, from the coding sequence ATGCAACAGTTAAATAAACTCATTGATGCTCCTGTTGATGAACAAATCAATCCCAATCAAGACAAAAATACTTTACGTTATCGGATTGTCCACACTTTAGAGCTAGTCCAAGACGCGATCGCTATTTCTCTATGTATTGGGCTATTCTGCGTCATGGTGTTGCAACTTAAGGAGATTTTCTTATCATTAATTACAACCTTGCGATTTCATGAAATTACTGCCGATATTTTATTTATTCTCATCTTAGTAGAACTATTTCGGCTATTAATTATTTACCTTCAAGAACAACGAGTATCGATAGGGGTTTCTGTCGAAGTGACAATCGTATCGGTCTTGCGGGAAGTAATTGTTAAAGGTTTGCTAGAAGTTGAATGGAAACAGGTATTAGCAACTTGCGCCTTCTTAGTTGCCCTAGCATTACTCTTAATCGTCCGAGTTTGGCTTCCCCCCACATTTGAAGGCATCGATCCCGAACAAAAAGCATCACTACGTTTCAAAGGGCGGAAATAA
- a CDS encoding helix-turn-helix domain-containing transcriptional regulator produces the protein MPTYKSYHSYLIESLKDPLEAAAYLDAVLEDGNFEHILLALKNVAEAQQDITNNSKNNNLNLDINPQLLPKQQSSELLTIAKLLNQLGLKLSVTVQEKQPA, from the coding sequence ATGCCAACCTATAAAAGCTATCATTCCTACCTAATTGAATCCTTAAAAGATCCCTTAGAAGCTGCTGCTTACCTAGATGCAGTCTTAGAAGATGGAAACTTCGAGCATATTTTATTGGCTTTGAAAAATGTTGCAGAAGCTCAACAAGATATTACAAACAATTCAAAAAACAATAATCTGAACTTAGATATCAACCCTCAGCTACTTCCGAAACAACAGTCCAGTGAGTTACTGACCATTGCTAAATTACTAAACCAATTAGGGCTAAAACTCTCAGTAACTGTTCAGGAAAAACAACCTGCTTAA